A portion of the Halalkalicoccus subterraneus genome contains these proteins:
- a CDS encoding sodium:solute symporter — protein sequence MVASPIDGGVIVLYLLGMLGIGYWGYRRSESLEEYLVAGRNIPLWMYVPVMSAVILGGASTIGGGGLGYQYGISGAWLVVWLGLGVAAVGLLISTQLANLKAYTLGEVLERRFDAYSGTVGAAVAGVYALTIAITQVISIGTVLSALSGYGITEMTVLAGVIVVAYTAMGGMLSVTITDFLQWLVMTVGVFALALPLGLIEVGGISGLQAELDPSYFSPGGIGWGTVFTYFLLYFLGIMIGQDIWQRVFTADSPRTARVGNVATGAYAVVYGIATALLGMIALVLFPAIENPDLALPTMVLETVPVGLSGLILAGFISAMMSTADSALLASSTLFTNDVYRRFIDPDASEKRYTATSRVGIVVLGAISIGAAVLIGDVVNALTLAYNLLTGAVFVPILGAFFWKGATWQGALSAIIGGSVVVVASMAAYGFASNRPIVYGLATSLVLFIGVGLLTGPPPREKLERWLADTASEPTVE from the coding sequence ATGGTTGCGTCGCCAATCGACGGCGGAGTCATCGTTCTCTATCTCCTCGGAATGCTCGGGATCGGCTACTGGGGCTATCGCCGCTCGGAGTCCCTGGAGGAGTACCTCGTCGCCGGACGGAACATCCCGCTGTGGATGTACGTGCCGGTCATGTCGGCGGTCATTCTGGGTGGGGCCTCGACGATCGGCGGCGGCGGGCTGGGCTACCAGTACGGGATCTCGGGCGCGTGGCTCGTCGTCTGGCTCGGACTGGGCGTCGCCGCGGTCGGCCTACTGATCTCGACCCAGCTCGCGAACCTGAAAGCCTACACGCTGGGCGAGGTGCTCGAACGCCGCTTCGATGCCTATTCGGGGACCGTCGGTGCGGCCGTCGCGGGCGTCTACGCGCTGACGATCGCCATCACGCAGGTGATCTCGATCGGGACCGTCCTGAGCGCGCTTTCGGGGTACGGGATCACGGAGATGACCGTCCTCGCGGGTGTCATCGTCGTCGCCTACACGGCCATGGGGGGGATGCTCTCGGTGACGATCACCGACTTCCTCCAGTGGCTGGTGATGACCGTCGGGGTCTTCGCGCTCGCCCTGCCGCTCGGCCTCATCGAGGTCGGCGGGATCTCCGGCCTGCAGGCGGAGCTCGACCCCTCCTACTTCAGCCCCGGCGGGATCGGGTGGGGAACGGTGTTCACCTACTTCCTCCTCTACTTCCTCGGGATCATGATCGGCCAGGACATCTGGCAGCGGGTCTTCACCGCCGACAGCCCCCGCACGGCACGGGTCGGGAACGTCGCGACCGGCGCCTATGCGGTCGTCTACGGCATCGCAACCGCCCTCTTGGGCATGATCGCGCTCGTGCTGTTCCCGGCGATCGAGAACCCCGACCTCGCGCTGCCGACGATGGTCCTCGAAACCGTCCCGGTCGGTCTCTCCGGGTTGATCCTCGCTGGCTTCATCTCCGCGATGATGTCGACCGCCGATTCGGCACTGCTCGCTTCGAGCACGCTGTTTACGAACGACGTCTACCGACGCTTCATCGACCCCGACGCCAGCGAGAAGCGCTACACCGCCACCTCCCGGGTCGGGATCGTCGTGCTGGGGGCGATCTCGATCGGGGCCGCCGTCCTCATCGGGGACGTGGTCAACGCCCTGACGCTCGCGTACAACCTGCTGACGGGCGCGGTCTTCGTGCCGATTCTGGGCGCCTTTTTCTGGAAGGGCGCGACCTGGCAGGGGGCGCTCTCGGCGATCATCGGCGGGTCGGTCGTCGTCGTCGCGAGCATGGCGGCCTACGGGTTCGCCTCGAACCGTCCGATCGTCTACGGGCTGGCGACGAGTCTCGTCCTCTTCATCGGCGTGGGGCTTCTGACCGGTCCGCCGCCGCGCGAGAAACTCGAACGCTGGCTCGCGGATACCGCCTCGGAACCGACCGTCGAGTGA
- a CDS encoding aldehyde ferredoxin oxidoreductase family protein gives MLHADGPLCSIDLGERSHDTEDIDDVLSSFIGGRGVGTKLAFERVPFDADPLGPENRLYFTTGPMQASRMSYTGRTNATALSPLTGGLVSSNAGGFVSRNLAGTGYGAIELIGESDEPVAIHVTDEGVEFDPVPDLEGALVSEVTEYVEHERDLNEEHAVAIGPAGENLVKFASIMTTESRAFGRGGLGAVLGSKNVKAITFDGDSHPEIEIPDVQNDVHREAATTDHIMKRQGTTSVTDLANEVNGLPTRYFSEQQFEDAEGINGDRVEEKKFKKGTCSACAFACKLPTKDEERGVETEGPEFETVMAFGSNCAIDDIVDVMQSNELCDELGLDTISCGNTVAGYLASEDAFGDAELIHETVEKIARREGIGDTLAEGISRAHKELGVGNWTVKHLSFAGHEGRTLHGQGLAYAVANRGADHMYSTFYAWEYPLVGKDDAFPQGGFEGKPEAVVRQENARALEDCGIVCRFSRGIMNPDRYEALFSADHEDLLEVGARVVEIEREFNNRRGFDRADDTLPYAEQLEGFEDALSEYYAVRGWNDDGTVSAASADD, from the coding sequence ATGCTTCACGCAGACGGACCGCTGTGCTCGATCGATCTCGGGGAGCGCAGTCACGACACGGAGGACATCGACGACGTTCTTTCGAGCTTCATCGGCGGGCGCGGCGTCGGGACGAAACTCGCCTTCGAGCGGGTTCCCTTCGATGCCGATCCGCTGGGACCGGAAAACCGCTTGTACTTCACCACCGGCCCGATGCAGGCCAGCCGGATGAGCTACACGGGCCGGACGAACGCGACCGCGCTCTCGCCGCTCACGGGGGGACTCGTCTCCTCGAACGCCGGCGGGTTCGTCTCGCGCAACCTCGCCGGGACGGGCTACGGCGCGATCGAACTCATAGGAGAGAGCGACGAACCGGTCGCGATCCACGTCACCGACGAGGGCGTCGAGTTCGATCCGGTCCCCGATCTAGAGGGCGCGCTCGTCTCCGAGGTGACCGAATACGTAGAACACGAGCGCGACCTGAACGAGGAACACGCGGTCGCGATCGGGCCCGCCGGCGAGAACCTGGTGAAGTTCGCCTCGATCATGACCACCGAATCGCGGGCGTTCGGCCGGGGCGGACTCGGGGCGGTGCTGGGCTCGAAGAACGTCAAGGCGATCACCTTCGACGGCGATTCCCATCCCGAGATCGAGATCCCCGACGTCCAGAACGACGTCCACCGCGAGGCCGCGACCACCGATCACATCATGAAGCGGCAGGGAACGACGTCAGTAACGGACCTCGCCAACGAGGTCAACGGCCTCCCGACCCGGTATTTCTCCGAGCAACAGTTCGAGGACGCGGAGGGGATCAACGGGGATCGCGTCGAGGAGAAGAAGTTCAAGAAGGGCACCTGTTCGGCGTGTGCCTTCGCCTGCAAGCTCCCGACCAAGGACGAGGAGCGCGGCGTCGAAACCGAGGGCCCCGAGTTCGAGACGGTGATGGCCTTCGGCTCGAACTGCGCGATCGACGACATCGTCGACGTGATGCAGTCGAACGAGCTCTGTGACGAACTCGGCCTTGACACCATCTCGTGTGGCAACACCGTGGCAGGCTATCTCGCGAGCGAGGACGCCTTTGGCGACGCCGAACTGATCCACGAGACGGTCGAAAAGATCGCCCGCCGGGAGGGGATCGGCGACACGCTCGCCGAGGGAATCAGCCGCGCCCACAAGGAGCTCGGCGTCGGAAACTGGACGGTCAAGCACCTCTCGTTTGCGGGCCACGAGGGCCGGACGCTGCACGGCCAGGGGCTGGCCTACGCGGTCGCGAACCGCGGCGCGGACCACATGTATTCGACGTTTTACGCGTGGGAGTACCCGCTGGTGGGGAAGGACGACGCCTTCCCGCAGGGCGGCTTCGAGGGGAAACCCGAGGCGGTCGTCCGGCAGGAGAACGCTCGCGCGCTGGAGGACTGTGGGATCGTCTGTCGGTTCTCTCGGGGGATCATGAACCCCGACAGGTATGAGGCGCTGTTTTCGGCCGACCACGAGGACCTGCTCGAGGTCGGCGCGCGCGTCGTCGAGATAGAACGCGAGTTCAACAATCGCCGCGGGTTCGACCGTGCGGACGATACCCTTCCCTACGCCGAGCAGTTGGAGGGGTTCGAGGACGCCCTCTCGGAGTACTATGCGGTTCGGGGCTGGAACGATGACGGCACCGTTTCGGCCGCTTCCGCGGACGACTGA
- a CDS encoding agmatinase family protein: MTENSESSPAARFRERVPESSVELAYAGLNTFLKGDPRDVEDLSESDVGVLGAPYDSAVSNRPGTRYGPEAIRQASGWWAYLSGYKGGLTNMGTGAQVDFSKLSVADCGDIPVFPMDRETTAESITAHVATVAQRAFPVLLGGDHYCTYPAVRGFAEGIDADSVGLVQIDAHTDTVAESAVFGEHFHGSSTHHIADSEFAEYETVSQVGIRGYESPDFFDFADEVGLNLFTMNEVREEGIESVVERAVAAAADGTDAVYVTFDIDAVDPSVAPGTGTPVPGGLSAEEALTTMDVLGASEAVGAVDLMEVAPTYDPTEGTSRLGAYLLVRFLEQAFAVE, encoded by the coding sequence ATGACCGAAAACAGCGAGAGCTCGCCCGCCGCCCGATTCCGCGAGCGAGTACCCGAATCGAGCGTCGAACTCGCGTACGCGGGACTCAACACCTTTCTCAAGGGCGACCCGCGCGACGTCGAGGACCTCTCCGAGAGCGACGTCGGCGTGCTGGGCGCGCCCTACGACTCGGCGGTGAGCAACCGCCCCGGGACGCGCTACGGCCCCGAGGCCATCCGGCAGGCCAGCGGGTGGTGGGCCTATCTGTCGGGCTACAAGGGCGGGCTGACGAACATGGGCACGGGAGCGCAAGTGGATTTCTCGAAGCTCTCGGTCGCCGACTGCGGCGATATACCCGTTTTCCCGATGGACCGCGAGACGACCGCCGAGAGCATCACCGCCCACGTCGCGACGGTCGCCCAGCGAGCGTTTCCCGTATTACTGGGCGGGGACCACTACTGTACCTATCCCGCCGTCCGGGGGTTCGCCGAGGGGATCGACGCCGATTCGGTGGGACTGGTTCAGATCGACGCCCACACCGATACCGTCGCCGAGAGTGCGGTCTTCGGCGAGCATTTTCACGGATCGAGTACCCACCACATCGCCGATTCGGAGTTCGCGGAGTACGAAACCGTCAGTCAGGTCGGGATCCGGGGCTACGAGAGCCCCGACTTCTTCGACTTTGCCGACGAAGTTGGACTAAACCTCTTTACGATGAACGAGGTGCGCGAGGAGGGGATCGAGAGTGTGGTCGAGCGGGCAGTCGCGGCCGCGGCCGATGGCACTGACGCGGTCTACGTCACCTTCGACATCGACGCGGTCGATCCGTCCGTGGCCCCCGGCACCGGCACCCCCGTTCCGGGCGGGCTCTCGGCCGAGGAGGCGCTGACGACGATGGACGTATTGGGGGCCAGTGAGGCGGTGGGCGCGGTCGACCTGATGGAGGTCGCGCCGACCTACGACCCCACCGAGGGGACCTCGCGGCTGGGCGCCTATCTGTTGGTCCGCTTTTTGGAGCAGGCCTTCGCTGTCGAGTAG
- a CDS encoding DUF2391 family protein has product MRRPRFRLSDVAQQVVGGFLLAGPFVVTEEVWTLAASMSWWQAVATVVIVALIGYGALYTADRDRDPESEDDVAGVPLRFVSLMAVAFGSVVLLALLFDAPDAFDAGWGVGVRAVCIGAVFSVVGAATADSVF; this is encoded by the coding sequence ATGCGCCGCCCACGGTTCCGCCTCTCGGACGTCGCCCAGCAGGTCGTCGGCGGCTTCCTGCTCGCGGGCCCGTTCGTCGTCACCGAGGAGGTGTGGACGCTCGCGGCCAGCATGAGCTGGTGGCAGGCGGTCGCCACGGTCGTGATCGTCGCTCTGATCGGCTACGGCGCGCTCTATACAGCCGACCGGGATCGCGATCCCGAAAGCGAGGACGACGTGGCGGGCGTCCCACTTCGGTTCGTCTCGCTCATGGCGGTCGCGTTCGGCTCCGTCGTCCTCTTGGCCCTGCTCTTCGATGCGCCCGATGCGTTCGACGCCGGCTGGGGCGTCGGCGTGCGCGCGGTCTGCATCGGCGCGGTGTTCAGCGTCGTCGGTGCGGCGACCGCCGACAGCGTCTTCTGA
- a CDS encoding helix-turn-helix transcriptional regulator, with product MSSAASDLLDTLSRRRTVISRLGDEALDKPALTERVDVSRQTVNRALRELETIGVVERVNGNYRLTLFGRLALAEFESLLARYDRLRSMRDLLEYLPPDTEFDSEAFADAEVTYADPPVPHEPIREFEELVEGARTVVGYSPVSFPQYVTVFHRQSTGTDTEIELYLDAALVRSLHREYETEFRETLAEPNFALYQLEEPFCPNMGIAVFDGTTVWVGVYDDSGNLRGTLITDADRAVRWARNSLTECRTLGRAVSLDSDGE from the coding sequence ATGAGCTCCGCCGCGAGCGACCTCCTCGATACCCTCTCTCGACGCCGGACGGTGATCAGCCGTCTCGGCGACGAGGCGCTCGACAAGCCCGCCCTCACCGAGCGGGTCGACGTCTCGCGCCAGACGGTCAACCGGGCGCTCCGGGAGCTCGAAACGATCGGGGTCGTCGAGCGGGTGAACGGGAACTACCGGCTGACGCTGTTCGGGCGGCTCGCACTTGCGGAGTTCGAGTCGCTGCTCGCTCGCTACGACCGGCTCCGTTCGATGCGCGACCTGCTCGAGTATCTCCCGCCGGACACCGAGTTCGACAGCGAGGCGTTCGCGGACGCCGAGGTCACGTACGCCGACCCACCCGTACCCCACGAGCCGATCCGGGAGTTCGAGGAGCTGGTCGAGGGCGCCCGGACGGTCGTGGGGTACTCGCCGGTCTCGTTCCCGCAGTACGTCACGGTGTTCCACCGCCAGAGTACGGGGACCGACACGGAGATCGAACTCTACCTCGACGCCGCGCTGGTCCGTTCGCTCCACCGGGAGTACGAGACGGAATTTCGCGAGACGCTCGCGGAGCCCAATTTCGCGCTGTACCAGCTCGAAGAGCCGTTCTGCCCGAACATGGGGATCGCCGTCTTCGACGGGACGACGGTCTGGGTCGGCGTCTACGACGACTCGGGGAACCTGCGGGGGACGCTCATCACCGACGCCGACCGGGCGGTGCGGTGGGCGCGCAACAGCCTGACCGAGTGTCGGACGCTCGGACGAGCGGTGTCGCTCGACTCGGACGGGGAGTGA
- a CDS encoding thiolase family protein — translation MSSDTTPVIVQAFRTPQGKQDGALADVRSEDLSIPLIDEILAETGLSGEEIDDLMWGCAQQRTEQDNNVARVIALLSELGEGVPATTINRWCASSMQAIISASDAIRAGQRDAIIAGGVESMSRVPMDGQSYQHLHPELADHYNVGELEMGMTAEKVAEEFDVSREEQDEYALRSHQRAAAATDEGRFDDQIVPIETDDGTVSVDEGIRHDTDMETLAGLPTVFKGDGTVTPGNASQISDGAAATLVTSRGFAEDHGLEVLAEVGSNNVAGVDPTVMGIGPVPATEGLLERTGRSIEEYDLVELNEAFASQTLYSQHELGVPDEKFNVNGGAIAVGHPLGASGARLPVTLVHELIERDADRGLATLCVGFGQGAAIEFSR, via the coding sequence ATGTCATCGGACACCACTCCCGTGATCGTGCAGGCGTTCCGAACCCCACAGGGTAAACAGGACGGCGCGCTCGCGGACGTGCGCAGCGAGGACCTCTCGATCCCGCTGATCGACGAGATCCTCGCCGAGACCGGACTGAGCGGCGAGGAGATCGACGACCTGATGTGGGGCTGTGCCCAGCAGCGCACCGAGCAGGACAACAACGTCGCGCGCGTGATCGCGCTGCTCTCGGAACTGGGCGAGGGCGTCCCGGCGACGACGATCAACCGCTGGTGTGCCTCCTCGATGCAGGCGATCATCTCCGCCTCCGACGCCATCCGCGCCGGCCAGCGCGACGCGATCATCGCCGGCGGCGTCGAGTCGATGAGCCGCGTACCGATGGACGGCCAGTCCTACCAGCACCTCCACCCCGAACTGGCGGACCACTACAACGTCGGGGAACTGGAGATGGGAATGACCGCGGAGAAGGTCGCCGAGGAGTTCGACGTCTCCCGGGAGGAACAGGACGAGTACGCACTGCGGAGCCATCAGCGGGCGGCGGCGGCGACCGACGAGGGTCGCTTCGACGACCAGATCGTCCCCATCGAAACGGACGACGGCACCGTCAGCGTTGACGAGGGGATCCGCCACGACACCGACATGGAGACCCTCGCGGGGCTCCCGACGGTGTTCAAGGGTGACGGGACGGTCACGCCCGGCAACGCCTCCCAGATCTCCGACGGCGCGGCCGCCACGCTCGTCACGAGCCGCGGGTTCGCCGAGGACCACGGCCTGGAGGTGCTGGCGGAGGTCGGTTCGAACAACGTTGCCGGCGTCGACCCCACCGTGATGGGAATCGGACCCGTCCCGGCGACCGAGGGTCTGCTCGAACGGACTGGTCGCTCGATCGAGGAGTACGATCTGGTCGAGCTCAACGAGGCGTTCGCGAGCCAGACGCTCTACAGCCAGCACGAACTGGGGGTTCCCGACGAGAAGTTCAACGTCAACGGCGGGGCGATCGCGGTCGGCCACCCGCTTGGCGCAAGCGGCGCCCGCCTCCCGGTGACGCTGGTCCACGAACTGATCGAGCGCGATGCGGATCGCGGGCTGGCGACGCTCTGTGTCGGATTCGGACAGGGCGCGGCCATCGAGTTCTCGCGATAG
- a CDS encoding phytoene/squalene synthase family protein, with amino-acid sequence MDDEQRRAGREIQRRTGPTFHVATRLLPPRYREATYVLYGFFRIADDVVDTTAEVDPSAQRAELDRIRTAVLGDREVEEPVLRAVRALRREHDIPPEEIDVFLDAMERDVSETRYETYETYEELETYLRGSAVAVAYMMLAVLDPADREAARPHAKALGEAFQLTNFLRDVKEDIDEYGRVYLPRRTLQAHGVSEDDLASGRFSSGFAAAMRTELERAERLYREGVAGIRYLPEDSQFAILLSAVLYAEHHRLIRANGWDVLSTRPELGRMTRLKLVVETWWRWRRDPDPEAVFYAVSAVSEPSEAAIPESTTNDERRPDGNRLPSR; translated from the coding sequence ATCGACGACGAACAGCGTCGGGCCGGGAGGGAGATCCAACGCCGGACCGGACCGACGTTCCACGTGGCGACGCGGCTGTTGCCGCCCCGATATCGCGAGGCGACCTACGTACTCTACGGCTTCTTCCGGATCGCCGACGACGTCGTCGATACGACCGCGGAAGTGGATCCGAGCGCTCAGCGGGCCGAACTGGATCGGATCCGTACCGCGGTGCTCGGCGACCGAGAAGTCGAGGAACCCGTCCTGCGTGCGGTCCGGGCCCTCCGCCGTGAACACGACATCCCTCCCGAGGAGATCGACGTCTTCCTCGACGCGATGGAGCGCGACGTCTCCGAGACGCGCTACGAGACCTACGAGACCTACGAGGAACTGGAGACGTACCTGCGCGGGTCGGCGGTGGCCGTGGCGTACATGATGCTCGCGGTACTGGACCCTGCCGATCGCGAGGCGGCGCGACCCCACGCGAAGGCGCTCGGCGAAGCCTTCCAACTGACCAACTTCCTTCGGGACGTCAAAGAGGACATCGACGAGTACGGCCGGGTCTACCTCCCCCGTCGGACGCTTCAGGCCCACGGGGTGAGCGAGGACGACCTCGCGTCCGGGCGGTTCTCGTCGGGGTTCGCCGCCGCGATGCGGACCGAACTCGAGCGGGCCGAACGGCTCTACAGAGAGGGGGTCGCCGGCATCCGATACCTCCCGGAGGACTCTCAGTTCGCCATCCTGCTGTCGGCCGTCCTCTACGCGGAACACCACCGCCTCATCAGGGCCAACGGCTGGGACGTACTCTCTACGCGGCCGGAACTCGGGAGGATGACGCGGCTGAAACTGGTGGTTGAGACCTGGTGGCGCTGGCGCCGCGATCCGGATCCCGAGGCGGTGTTTTACGCCGTCAGTGCGGTTTCGGAACCGTCGGAAGCGGCGATACCGGAATCGACGACGAACGACGAACGCCGTCCGGACGGAAACCGGCTCCCATCCCGGTAG
- a CDS encoding acyl-CoA synthetase, which translates to MALDYEEEVAAFEWEIPDDYNLPDVIRGHAEAFGERTAIAFISASGGRNERTYGELLADMNRFGNALSDLGVGTGDRVMHLLPRHPNVFSVQLGALAAGAVLVPCSAMLKPKDIAFRAEDCGAGTIVCHESLIEMVEPVVEDTPIERVIVVGGARRPPEGREEGVDTEERPDGWYEYADLVDDGSNEFDGPDLGAEDPMTINYTSGTTGKPKPVLHKHRWMHCFSRVNGPYWWGIDEETDLESELLWATTGTGWAKWFWSPVGVALTAGATQLIYDGEFASERFLSLIEQEGVTRLCAVPTQYRMFTQADLSAYELELTDALSAGEPLNREPIEEIQEAFDVTPRDGYGQTETVALVTNHPGIEVKPGSMGKPAPGMGTTIIDTQEEEEVDDGEIGEVAVPVDCPGVFDGYYEKPRLDERTFHGEYYRTGDLASRDEDGYFFFEGRADDIIISAGYRIGPFEVEDALVSHEAVAEAAAVESPHEERGNVVKAYVVLAEGYEGSEELEREIQEFTKEETAPYKYPRRVEFVEELPKTSSGKIRRIELREQEQSEFGE; encoded by the coding sequence ATGGCACTCGATTACGAGGAGGAGGTCGCGGCGTTCGAGTGGGAGATTCCCGACGACTACAACCTGCCCGACGTGATCCGCGGGCACGCAGAGGCGTTCGGCGAGCGGACGGCGATCGCCTTCATCAGCGCCTCCGGGGGGCGCAACGAGCGCACCTACGGCGAGCTCCTCGCCGACATGAACCGGTTCGGGAACGCCCTTTCGGATCTCGGCGTCGGGACGGGTGACCGCGTGATGCACCTCCTGCCGCGCCACCCGAACGTCTTCTCGGTTCAACTAGGTGCGCTCGCGGCGGGCGCGGTGCTCGTTCCCTGTTCGGCGATGCTCAAACCCAAGGACATCGCGTTTCGTGCCGAGGACTGTGGCGCGGGGACGATCGTCTGTCACGAGTCGCTGATCGAGATGGTCGAACCCGTCGTCGAGGACACCCCGATAGAACGGGTGATCGTCGTTGGGGGCGCGCGCCGACCGCCCGAGGGCCGTGAGGAGGGGGTTGACACCGAGGAACGGCCCGACGGCTGGTACGAGTACGCCGACCTCGTCGACGACGGTTCGAACGAGTTCGACGGGCCAGATCTGGGTGCCGAGGACCCGATGACGATCAACTACACCTCCGGTACCACTGGGAAACCCAAACCCGTCCTCCACAAACACCGCTGGATGCACTGTTTTTCGCGTGTCAACGGCCCCTACTGGTGGGGGATCGACGAGGAGACGGACCTCGAATCCGAACTGCTGTGGGCGACCACGGGAACGGGGTGGGCCAAGTGGTTCTGGAGCCCCGTCGGCGTGGCGCTCACCGCGGGCGCGACCCAGCTCATCTACGACGGCGAGTTCGCTTCTGAAAGATTTCTCTCGCTGATAGAACAGGAGGGCGTCACCCGGCTGTGTGCGGTCCCGACCCAGTATCGGATGTTCACGCAGGCCGACCTCTCGGCGTACGAACTCGAACTCACCGACGCTCTCTCGGCGGGCGAGCCATTGAACAGAGAACCGATCGAGGAGATCCAGGAGGCCTTCGACGTGACGCCGCGAGACGGCTACGGCCAGACCGAGACCGTGGCGCTCGTCACGAACCACCCCGGGATCGAGGTCAAGCCCGGCAGCATGGGCAAACCCGCGCCGGGCATGGGGACGACGATCATCGACACGCAGGAGGAAGAAGAGGTCGACGACGGCGAGATCGGCGAGGTCGCCGTTCCGGTCGACTGTCCGGGTGTCTTCGACGGATACTATGAAAAGCCCCGCCTTGACGAGCGGACCTTCCACGGCGAGTACTACCGGACCGGCGATCTGGCGAGTCGCGACGAGGACGGATACTTCTTCTTCGAGGGGCGGGCCGACGACATCATCATCTCGGCAGGGTATCGGATCGGTCCCTTCGAGGTCGAGGACGCGCTCGTCTCTCACGAGGCGGTCGCGGAGGCGGCGGCGGTCGAGAGTCCCCACGAGGAGCGGGGCAACGTCGTGAAAGCCTACGTCGTTCTCGCGGAGGGCTACGAGGGAAGCGAGGAGTTAGAGAGAGAAATCCAGGAGTTCACGAAGGAGGAGACGGCTCCCTACAAGTATCCTCGACGGGTGGAGTTCGTCGAGGAACTCCCCAAGACCTCCAGCGGGAAGATCCGCCGGATCGAGCTTCGAGAGCAGGAACAGTCGGAGTTCGGGGAGTAG